One segment of Streptomyces sp. NBC_00102 DNA contains the following:
- a CDS encoding protein-tyrosine phosphatase family protein, with translation MNGAWNQADPGVMRLPSGRLVRGRGLRGPLPGGPAPEFAVHLLGREPGPVVWESRWLRWPDFRLPADRGAARALLGEVWTRAADERVEVACAGGRGRTGTALACLAVLDGVPPEEAVAFVREHYHPRAVETPWQRRYVLRFGDSG, from the coding sequence ATGAACGGAGCATGGAATCAGGCCGACCCGGGGGTCATGCGCCTGCCCTCGGGACGCCTTGTCCGGGGCCGGGGCCTCCGTGGGCCGCTGCCCGGGGGGCCCGCCCCGGAGTTCGCCGTACATCTCCTGGGGCGCGAGCCCGGGCCGGTGGTGTGGGAGTCGCGCTGGTTGCGCTGGCCCGACTTCCGGCTCCCGGCCGACCGCGGTGCGGCACGGGCCCTGCTGGGCGAGGTGTGGACCCGGGCGGCGGACGAGCGGGTGGAGGTCGCCTGCGCGGGCGGCCGGGGGCGTACGGGTACGGCCCTGGCGTGTCTGGCTGTGCTGGACGGGGTGCCCCCGGAAGAGGCCGTCGCCTTCGTCCGGGAGCACTACCATCCGCGCGCGGTGGAGACCCCGTGGCAGCGGCGCTACGTCCTGCGCTTCGGGGACTCCGGGTAG
- the lepB gene encoding signal peptidase I — MTGTDVLRRKPRRRAGPKKQRPLWVEIPLLVVVALCLALLIKTFLVQAFSIPSESMQNTLQEGDRVLVDKLTPWFGSEPERGEVVVFHDPDGWLAGIAAQEPNVLQRALTFVGLMPSAEEKDLIKRVIGVGGDTVECSGTGPLRLNGKALVEPYVYPGNTACTPGGDGGFKVTVPEGKIWVMGDHRQASVDSRYHRDDKNGGMVPEGEVVGRAIVVAWPVGRWATLPIPATFDQPGIESAALPGAVAIAGAVPLLALRGRRKAEERCESDGETGGEASYPESPKRRT, encoded by the coding sequence GAAGCCGAGAAGGCGGGCCGGGCCGAAGAAGCAGCGACCGCTCTGGGTGGAGATCCCGCTGCTCGTCGTCGTCGCACTCTGCCTCGCGCTGCTCATCAAGACCTTCCTGGTCCAGGCGTTCTCCATCCCCTCCGAGTCGATGCAGAACACCTTGCAGGAGGGTGACCGGGTTCTCGTCGACAAGCTGACCCCCTGGTTCGGCTCGGAACCCGAGCGGGGCGAGGTCGTCGTCTTCCACGACCCCGACGGCTGGCTCGCGGGCATCGCCGCCCAGGAGCCCAACGTGCTGCAGCGGGCGCTGACCTTCGTGGGACTGATGCCCTCGGCGGAGGAAAAGGACCTGATCAAGCGAGTGATCGGAGTGGGCGGGGACACGGTCGAGTGCTCCGGCACCGGTCCGCTCCGGCTCAACGGCAAGGCACTGGTCGAGCCGTACGTCTATCCGGGCAACACCGCGTGCACCCCGGGCGGGGACGGCGGGTTCAAGGTGACCGTCCCCGAGGGGAAGATCTGGGTGATGGGCGACCACCGCCAGGCATCCGTCGACTCCCGCTACCACCGGGACGACAAGAACGGCGGAATGGTCCCCGAGGGCGAGGTGGTCGGACGGGCGATCGTCGTCGCCTGGCCGGTGGGCCGTTGGGCGACCCTGCCGATCCCGGCGACCTTCGACCAGCCGGGGATCGAGTCGGCCGCGCTCCCCGGCGCGGTCGCGATCGCCGGCGCGGTCCCGCTCCTCGCCCTGCGCGGGCGGCGGAAGGCCGAAGAGCGGTGCGAGAGCGACGGCGAGACCGGCGGAGAGGCGAGCTACCCGGAGTCCCCGAAGCGCAGGACGTAG